A window of Dehalococcoidia bacterium contains these coding sequences:
- a CDS encoding 50S ribosomal protein L25: MQEFELSAAPRSVLGKKVKGLRRQGITPANIYGRGIESQAVQVDTKTLTHTLRRAGRNTILSLSVEGERVRRPVMVRDIQRNPVTDELLHLDFYQISLTEKMHAEVTVVVTGTAPAVSELGGILLQPVETVTVEALPAEIPPHLEADASRLEALDAAIHVRDLEAPAGVTILTDPDVVLARVAAPRRVEEEVAVEAAVEEAPAEERVEEVTEEREEEEPAE, encoded by the coding sequence GTGCAAGAATTCGAGCTGTCCGCTGCGCCGCGCAGCGTCCTCGGCAAGAAGGTGAAAGGGCTGCGACGCCAGGGAATCACCCCTGCCAACATCTACGGACGCGGCATCGAGTCGCAGGCGGTGCAGGTAGACACCAAGACCCTAACTCACACGCTGCGCCGCGCCGGCCGCAACACAATCCTTTCCCTGAGCGTCGAGGGGGAAAGAGTCCGCCGGCCGGTCATGGTCAGGGATATCCAGCGCAACCCCGTCACCGACGAGCTGCTGCATCTCGATTTCTACCAGATATCTCTGACGGAGAAGATGCACGCGGAAGTGACGGTGGTGGTGACGGGCACGGCGCCCGCCGTCTCGGAACTGGGCGGCATCCTGCTGCAGCCGGTGGAGACCGTCACGGTCGAGGCGTTGCCGGCCGAAATACCGCCGCACCTGGAAGCGGACGCCTCACGTCTGGAGGCGCTGGACGCGGCGATTCACGTCCGCGACCTCGAGGCGCCCGCCGGCGTCACGATCCTCACAGACCCCGACGTCGTGCTCGCGCGCGTTGCGGCGCCGAGGCGGGTGGAGGAAGAGGTGGCGGTAGAGGCAGCAGTAGAGGAAGCGCCGGCCGAGGAACGCGTCGAAGAAGTGACGGAGGAGCGGGAGGAAGAAGAGCCGGCGGAGTAG
- a CDS encoding SAM-dependent chlorinase/fluorinase → MRDALEAPPIVTLTSDFGLSDPYVAAMKGVILSVNPAATIVDLTHDIPPQEIEEAVFVLEAAIPYFPKGTVHIVVVDPGVGTGRRPLVVASPAGFLVGPDNGVLAVALPEDARKAGEVALPEGFRAVAIRPERLGRGEISRTFHGRDIFAPAAARLTLGVPLEELGDPIRSLVSLPPFRASRDADGALAGRVVHIDRFGNLVTDVRGSDLARGPVRVEIAGRRIDGLSATYGLEKGRLVALIGSGGYLEVAVTQGDAAAALGARVGTPVRVRDRGVRE, encoded by the coding sequence GTGAGGGACGCGTTGGAAGCGCCGCCCATCGTCACCCTCACCTCCGACTTCGGCCTCTCCGACCCCTACGTGGCGGCGATGAAAGGGGTCATCCTCAGCGTCAATCCCGCCGCCACAATCGTAGACCTCACCCACGACATCCCTCCGCAGGAAATCGAGGAAGCCGTCTTCGTGCTCGAGGCGGCAATCCCCTACTTTCCGAAGGGGACGGTGCATATCGTGGTGGTGGACCCTGGCGTGGGCACCGGGCGGCGGCCGCTGGTCGTCGCGTCGCCGGCCGGCTTCTTGGTGGGGCCGGACAACGGTGTCCTCGCCGTCGCCCTCCCGGAGGATGCGCGCAAAGCGGGGGAGGTCGCTCTCCCTGAGGGATTCCGCGCCGTCGCCATCAGACCCGAGAGGCTAGGACGGGGAGAGATAAGCCGCACGTTTCACGGCCGCGACATCTTCGCGCCCGCTGCCGCCCGCCTGACCCTCGGCGTCCCGCTGGAGGAACTGGGCGATCCCATACGCTCGCTCGTCTCCCTGCCGCCGTTCAGGGCGAGCAGGGACGCGGACGGCGCGCTTGCGGGCAGGGTCGTCCACATCGACCGCTTCGGCAACCTGGTGACGGACGTTCGCGGAAGCGACCTCGCGCGCGGCCCTGTGCGCGTGGAGATCGCGGGCAGAAGGATCGACGGCCTGAGCGCGACGTACGGCCTTGAGAAGGGAAGACTTGTCGCCCTCATCGGCAGCGGCGGCTACCTGGAGGTCGCGGTCACGCAGGGGGACGCGGCAGCGGCGCTTGGGGCGCGTGTGGGAACGCCCGTCCGCGTGAGAGACCGCGGCGTCAGGGAGTGA
- a CDS encoding ABC transporter substrate-binding protein has product MGSRWLLPAILAFSVAALGGLWYTASHPPRIREPAAAGVYIEGTAGAPSRVNPLFAPLNAVDTDLASLVFSGLTRLGPKGDVLPGLAESWDISANNKTYTFHLRRGVTWHDGHPFTADDVVFTVGLLQDPEYRGPSFLADLFRSVSVEKLDDSTVDITLAQPFAPFLAYASIGLLPEHLLKGLSAEDLYNAPFNQQPVGTGPFRLLEMTKERAVLESVPGHYLGEPAIGHLEMRFFLNEPRLLLALREGEIDGAFFRSPLSIEDKLYLQNEKRWQVHDLTSTTYTILYLNNSSPLFADERVRQALALAIDKEKIIANFLDGQAVRADSPIPAGTWAYYPALERYDFDVFEASRLLDEAGWQLNIFGIREKAGQAMEFDLVTNEERSRIAIAEELARSWAILGVKATVRTQKATVLLRETLMPRNFNAAIYGFDAGLDPDPYPTWHSTQIGGEKGNLAGFVDAQADEVLEDGRLTDDPTRRSALYRVFQEIFARNVPSVPLFHNTYTYVTDDRFRPAEAPVLFDSGSRFSAILGLPASGR; this is encoded by the coding sequence GTGGGTTCCCGCTGGCTTCTTCCTGCAATCCTCGCCTTCAGCGTAGCGGCGCTGGGCGGGCTGTGGTACACCGCTTCGCACCCGCCCCGCATCAGAGAACCGGCGGCAGCCGGCGTCTACATCGAGGGCACGGCGGGCGCGCCCAGCCGCGTAAACCCCCTCTTCGCCCCGCTCAACGCCGTCGACACCGACCTTGCCTCACTCGTGTTCTCCGGCCTCACCCGTCTCGGCCCCAAAGGCGACGTCCTGCCCGGCCTTGCTGAGAGCTGGGACATCAGCGCCAACAATAAGACGTACACCTTCCATCTCCGCCGGGGCGTCACCTGGCACGACGGCCACCCTTTCACCGCCGACGACGTCGTCTTCACCGTCGGGTTGCTCCAGGACCCGGAGTACCGCGGTCCTTCCTTTCTCGCCGATCTCTTTCGTAGTGTCTCCGTGGAGAAACTCGACGACTCCACCGTCGATATCACTCTCGCGCAGCCGTTCGCGCCCTTTCTCGCCTACGCGTCGATAGGCTTGTTGCCGGAACATCTTCTGAAAGGGCTGAGCGCCGAAGACCTCTACAACGCCCCCTTCAACCAGCAACCGGTGGGCACAGGGCCCTTCCGTCTGCTGGAGATGACGAAAGAGCGGGCAGTGCTCGAAAGCGTCCCCGGCCACTATCTCGGCGAGCCGGCAATCGGGCACCTTGAGATGCGGTTCTTTCTCAACGAGCCGCGGCTCCTGCTCGCCCTGCGCGAGGGCGAGATCGACGGCGCCTTCTTCCGCTCGCCCTTAAGTATCGAAGACAAGTTATACCTGCAAAACGAGAAGCGCTGGCAGGTGCATGACCTCACTTCCACCACTTACACCATTCTCTACCTGAACAACAGCTCGCCGCTCTTTGCCGATGAGCGCGTCCGGCAGGCCCTGGCCCTGGCTATCGACAAGGAGAAGATCATCGCCAACTTTCTGGACGGACAGGCCGTCCGCGCCGACAGCCCGATACCCGCGGGAACGTGGGCCTACTATCCGGCGCTCGAGCGCTACGATTTCGACGTATTCGAGGCGTCGAGGCTGCTCGACGAGGCAGGATGGCAGTTGAACATCTTCGGGATACGCGAGAAGGCAGGACAGGCGATGGAGTTCGACCTCGTGACCAACGAGGAGCGGTCGCGTATCGCCATCGCGGAGGAGTTGGCGCGCTCCTGGGCGATACTGGGCGTGAAGGCGACGGTGCGCACGCAGAAGGCGACGGTCCTCCTTCGGGAGACCCTAATGCCCCGCAACTTCAACGCTGCCATCTACGGCTTTGACGCCGGCCTCGACCCCGATCCCTATCCCACCTGGCACAGCACACAGATCGGCGGCGAGAAGGGCAACCTCGCCGGCTTCGTCGACGCGCAGGCGGACGAGGTGCTGGAAGACGGCCGCCTGACCGACGATCCGACCCGGCGTAGCGCCCTGTACCGCGTCTTCCAGGAGATATTCGCCCGCAATGTGCCCAGTGTGCCGCTGTTCCACAACACCTACACCTACGTCACGGACGACCGGTTTCGACCCGCGGAAGCGCCCGTCCTCTTCGATAGCGGTTCCCGCTTCTCGGCCATCCTCGGCCTGCCGGCAAGCGGCCGCTAA
- a CDS encoding YvcK family protein, translated as MRALRQSNFIKWFYFGMHIKRWLLLLLVGVAIMGLGFSYLLREAYVSYTFPDFVYYITLQFLPRWLRGAMFICGSVGIILLSIWKLNRSLLSAFVRPGRDESLVNILYNYRYLNRGPKIVAIGGGTGLSTLLRGLKEYTGNLTAIVTVADDGGSSGRLRRELGILPPGDVRNCIAALADAEPLMTRLFQYRFRDGSGLEGHSFGNLFIVAMSGVIGNFEEAVRETSRVLAVRGQILPSTLANVTLCAHTEDEEEIHGESNITDSPSRIREVFLQPGNAEANPEAVRAVLNADLVVVGPGSLFTSVLPNLLVEGVRRAIQVSPALKVYVCNVATQHGETDGFTVGDHYRILERHIGGDLFHYVLANSNVKGRLPEGAHSQPVVSDSALINGVRIVTADVVSEDNRYHHDPKKLADALVHLYYERHQIEQMISEAATEGVTA; from the coding sequence CGGTGGCTGCTGCTGCTGCTCGTGGGCGTGGCGATAATGGGCCTCGGTTTCTCGTACCTGCTGCGCGAGGCCTACGTCTCCTATACCTTCCCCGATTTCGTCTATTACATCACCCTCCAGTTCCTGCCCCGCTGGCTCAGAGGAGCCATGTTCATCTGCGGAAGCGTCGGCATCATCCTTCTCTCCATCTGGAAATTGAACCGGTCCCTCCTCTCCGCCTTTGTACGGCCGGGGCGCGACGAAAGTCTGGTGAACATCCTCTACAACTACCGCTACCTTAACCGCGGCCCGAAGATCGTCGCCATCGGCGGCGGGACCGGCCTCTCGACGCTGCTGCGCGGCCTCAAGGAGTACACGGGCAACCTCACGGCGATAGTCACTGTCGCCGACGACGGCGGCAGCTCCGGCCGCCTGCGCCGCGAGCTGGGCATTCTCCCGCCGGGCGACGTCCGCAACTGCATCGCTGCCCTCGCCGACGCCGAGCCGCTCATGACGCGTCTCTTCCAGTACCGCTTCCGCGACGGCTCAGGGCTCGAGGGGCACAGCTTCGGCAACCTGTTCATCGTCGCCATGTCCGGCGTGATCGGCAACTTCGAAGAGGCGGTGCGCGAGACCAGCCGCGTCCTCGCTGTCCGCGGCCAGATCCTGCCCTCCACGCTCGCCAACGTCACGCTCTGCGCCCACACAGAGGACGAAGAAGAGATCCACGGCGAGTCGAACATCACCGACAGCCCCAGCCGCATCCGCGAAGTGTTCCTGCAGCCTGGGAACGCCGAGGCCAACCCGGAGGCGGTCAGGGCCGTGCTCAACGCCGACCTCGTGGTCGTGGGGCCGGGCAGTCTCTTCACCAGCGTGCTCCCCAACCTCCTCGTCGAGGGAGTGCGGCGCGCCATCCAGGTGTCGCCGGCGCTGAAAGTGTACGTCTGCAACGTGGCCACACAGCACGGCGAGACCGACGGGTTTACAGTGGGCGACCACTACCGGATACTCGAGCGCCATATCGGCGGCGACCTCTTCCACTACGTGCTCGCCAACAGCAACGTGAAGGGCCGCCTGCCGGAAGGAGCGCATTCGCAGCCCGTCGTTTCGGACAGTGCGCTCATCAACGGTGTACGCATCGTCACCGCCGACGTGGTGAGCGAGGACAACCGCTACCACCACGATCCGAAGAAGCTGGCGGACGCGCTGGTGCACCTCTACTACGAGCGACACCAGATCGAGCAGATGATATCGGAAGCGGCGACAGAGGGCGTGACTGCGTGA
- a CDS encoding Gmad2 immunoglobulin-like domain-containing protein produces MRGFRPLLGLALLFTTPALLLLACDTAEAPPSTVTPETPTPQATPGEAAITIDFPAEGETVTSPVEVLGTASVFEATLFVGVRDLDGRTLCEVVTMASEGAPGRGDFSVSLGLVPPDEETDAEVIAYTRSPKDGSIQDEVIVPVTLSAEAPPVVVTSPRCGQEVTSPVLVEGSAGPGADVEIVVGGLFGGELGRATLQTDAQGNFSGEVELQIDQAQTGVVEASLAGDATTLFPVPVVLTP; encoded by the coding sequence ATGAGAGGATTCCGTCCGTTACTGGGGTTGGCGCTGCTCTTCACCACTCCGGCGCTCCTCCTTCTGGCCTGCGATACGGCGGAGGCGCCGCCTTCCACCGTCACTCCCGAAACGCCGACGCCACAAGCGACGCCGGGAGAGGCGGCGATCACCATCGATTTCCCCGCTGAAGGCGAGACTGTGACGTCGCCGGTCGAGGTCTTGGGCACCGCCAGCGTCTTCGAGGCGACGCTGTTCGTGGGCGTGAGGGACTTGGACGGCAGGACGCTCTGCGAGGTCGTCACGATGGCGAGCGAGGGCGCGCCCGGTAGAGGCGACTTCTCCGTCAGCCTGGGCCTCGTCCCGCCGGACGAGGAGACGGACGCCGAGGTAATCGCTTACACCCGCAGTCCGAAAGACGGCAGCATCCAGGACGAAGTGATCGTGCCCGTTACCCTCTCTGCGGAGGCGCCGCCCGTGGTGGTCACGTCGCCGAGGTGCGGCCAGGAGGTGACGAGCCCCGTTCTCGTCGAGGGCTCCGCTGGTCCGGGAGCGGACGTCGAAATCGTTGTAGGCGGGCTGTTCGGCGGCGAGCTGGGGCGGGCCACGCTTCAGACGGACGCCCAGGGCAACTTCTCGGGCGAGGTGGAACTCCAGATCGACCAGGCGCAGACGGGCGTAGTCGAGGCGTCGCTGGCGGGCGATGCGACGACGCTTTTCCCTGTGCCGGTCGTGCTCACTCCCTGA
- the secG gene encoding preprotein translocase subunit SecG: MNIGITYLNVIQIIISAVLIVVILLQVRGSGFGELGTQSVFRTRRGVEKTLFQLTIVLAAVFILISMWSVTAS, from the coding sequence ATGAACATAGGCATCACTTATCTCAACGTTATTCAGATCATCATCTCTGCCGTCCTCATCGTGGTGATCCTGCTGCAGGTGCGCGGTTCCGGCTTTGGAGAGTTGGGGACGCAGTCGGTCTTCCGGACGCGCCGCGGCGTCGAAAAGACGCTTTTTCAATTGACCATCGTTCTCGCGGCCGTCTTCATCCTCATCTCCATGTGGAGCGTTACCGCCTCTTGA
- the fmt gene encoding methionyl-tRNA formyltransferase: MRIVFMGTPAFALPALQRLVESEYEVVAVYTPPDRPAGRGRQPAPSPVKAKALEYGLPVRQPQRVSAPDDAAELAALKPDLIVVAAYGQLLRQRVLDIPPKGVINIHPSLLPRHRGASPVAGAILAGDDETGVTIMLLTPGMDEGPILSQARLAIEPDDTTGTLLNKLSVLGADLLMETLPAYLGGRLTPQPQDEAKATYTTMVQKEDGHIDWQVPAVDIWRRVRAYNPWPSAFARYDETLIRILRAFPLQEESAQPAGTVLPPPKGAGKALEGAFAVQTGKGMLAVLEVQKEGRRALPAAEFLRGERGFLGRRLH; this comes from the coding sequence GTGCGGATCGTGTTCATGGGCACGCCGGCGTTTGCGCTGCCGGCGCTCCAGCGTCTCGTCGAGAGCGAGTACGAGGTAGTGGCCGTCTATACGCCACCCGACCGTCCGGCGGGACGCGGCCGTCAGCCCGCGCCGTCGCCGGTGAAGGCGAAGGCGCTTGAATACGGCCTGCCCGTCCGTCAGCCGCAGCGCGTGAGCGCCCCCGACGACGCCGCCGAGCTCGCGGCCCTGAAGCCCGACCTCATCGTCGTCGCCGCCTACGGGCAGCTCCTTCGCCAGCGCGTCCTCGACATCCCGCCGAAGGGCGTCATCAACATCCACCCATCGCTCTTGCCGCGGCACCGCGGGGCGTCGCCTGTGGCCGGCGCCATTCTTGCGGGCGACGACGAGACAGGCGTTACGATCATGCTCCTGACGCCGGGCATGGACGAGGGCCCCATCCTGAGTCAGGCACGGCTCGCCATCGAGCCCGACGACACAACGGGGACGCTGCTGAACAAGCTTTCGGTGCTCGGGGCGGACCTGCTGATGGAGACGCTGCCGGCCTACCTCGGGGGACGCCTGACGCCGCAACCGCAGGACGAGGCGAAGGCAACCTACACGACGATGGTGCAGAAGGAGGACGGGCACATCGACTGGCAGGTGCCCGCAGTCGACATCTGGCGGCGGGTCCGCGCCTACAACCCGTGGCCCTCCGCCTTCGCCCGCTACGACGAGACGCTCATCAGGATCTTGAGGGCATTTCCCCTCCAGGAGGAGAGCGCTCAGCCAGCGGGGACGGTGTTGCCGCCGCCGAAGGGCGCGGGGAAAGCACTCGAGGGCGCGTTTGCCGTGCAGACGGGAAAAGGGATGCTGGCGGTGCTTGAGGTACAGAAGGAGGGCCGGCGCGCGCTTCCCGCCGCCGAGTTCCTGCGCGGGGAGCGCGGCTTCCTCGGGCGGCGGCTTCACTGA